One window of the Haliaeetus albicilla unplaced genomic scaffold, bHalAlb1.1 scaffold_179, whole genome shotgun sequence genome contains the following:
- the LOC138684307 gene encoding forkhead box protein G1-like isoform X4 has protein sequence MDTGPPPTPPPRKMAAVPPPVPSANGGRAAARANEGSEPNGVPPEAANEGPEESEGSKVRGERSAGVVEEEEERRRAAAANEAAGRRRRAAAGVAGSADDVEGSTAANEGSTAANEEPETRRRSTAAIEGSTMTGTGSTAAIEGVNGDHRGVNGDRRGVNGGQ, from the exons ATGGAcacgggacccccccccacccctcccccccgcaAGATGGCCGCCGTCCCCCCGCCCGTCCCCTCGGCCAATggggggagggcggcggcgAGGGCCAATGAGGGGTCGGAACCCAACGGGGTCCCTCCGGAGGCGGCCAATGAGGGTCCGGAGGAGTCGGAGGGGTCAAAGGTGAGAGGGGAGAGGTCGGCGGGGGTCGtcgaggaagaggaagagaggaggagggcggcggcggccaatGAGGCGGCGGGACGGCggcggagggcggcggcgggcgtGGCGGGGTCGGCGGACGACGTCGAGGGGTCAACGGCGGCCAACGAGGGGTCAACGGCGGCCAATGAGGAGCCGGAAACCCGCCGGAG GTCAACGGCGGCCATCGAGGGGTCAACGATGACCGGCACAGGGTCAACGGCGGCCATCGAGGGGGTCAACGGCGACCATCGAGGGGTCAACGGTGACCGGCGCGGGGTCAACGGCGGCCAATGA
- the CD2BP2 gene encoding CD2 antigen cytoplasmic tail-binding protein 2, whose protein sequence is MAKRRPRFEDPEDEEEEEEEEEPPPPPRKRAAVAVGGPGSRFSGKPSLDSDEEDEEEEEDEGCGAGAKYDLLLPHGEEGEEAWPGGAGEGGGPPLTPFNLAEELAEGSFDPQGHYLPRRGGRRPPDPWLEAVDWMTIKPRPPPKEKQEEEDEDGAGGGEEGPSPPPLPLLLRGVLALLRPGETVGGALRRLGGVGGGKTEGGAPPRRPRPPPQLEELAELADGLVARGLFGIFQETRERLGLRLQNLGGGNDGPPQNPGSDPPPRPPPPSIFSPPTRRKRKESGQRRKVSGGGGRGGVWGAPPGFF, encoded by the exons ATGGCGAAACGTCGCCCCAGGTTCGAGGACCccgaggacgaggaggaggaggaggaggaggaagagccgcccccgcccccccgcaaGAGG GCGGCGGTGGCCGTGGGGGGCCCGGGGAGCCGTTTTTCGGGGAAACCGTCGCTGGACAGTGacgaggaggacgaggaggaggaggaggacgaagGCTGCGGCGCCGGCGCCAAGTACgacctgctgctgccccacgGCGAGGAGG GCGAGGAGGCgtggccggggggggcgggggaggggggcggcccCCCCCTGACGCCCTTCAACCTGGCGGAGGAGCTGGCCGAGGGCTCCTTCGACCCCCAGGGGCACTACCTGCCccgccggggggggcggcggcccCCCGACCCCTGGCTGGAGGCCGTCGACTGG ATGACGATCAAACCGCGCCCCCCCCcgaaagaaaagcaagaggaagaggatgaggacGGCGCCGGGGGGGGCGAGGAAggcccgtccccccccccgctgcccctcCTGCTGCGGGGGGTGCTGGCCCTGCTGCGGCCCGGCGAGACGGTGGGGGGGGCCCTGCGGCgtttggggggggtcggggggggtaAAACCgaggggggggcccccccccgtcgcccccgcccccccccccagttagAGGAACTGGCCGAACTGGCCGACGGGCTGGTGGCCCGGGGGCTTTTCGGAATTTTCCAGGAAACGCGGGAAAGGCTGGGGCTCCGCCTccaaaatttgggggggggcaacGACggccccccccaaaatccaggcagcgacccccccccccgcccccccccaccctcgaTATTTTCGCCCCCgacgaggaggaagaggaaggagagcggccagaggaggaaggtgagcggcggggggggccgggggggggtttggggtgccccccctgGATTTTTTG
- the LOC138684307 gene encoding forkhead box protein G1-like isoform X3, with protein MDTGPPPTPPPRKMAAVPPPVPSANGGRAAARANEGSEPNGVPPEAANEGPEESEGSKVRGERSAGVVEEEEERRRAAAANEAAGRRRRAAAGVAGSADDVEGSTAANEGSTAANEEPETRRRSTAAIKGSTAAIEGSTMTGTGSTAAIEGVNGDHRGVNGDRRGVNGGQ; from the exons ATGGAcacgggacccccccccacccctcccccccgcaAGATGGCCGCCGTCCCCCCGCCCGTCCCCTCGGCCAATggggggagggcggcggcgAGGGCCAATGAGGGGTCGGAACCCAACGGGGTCCCTCCGGAGGCGGCCAATGAGGGTCCGGAGGAGTCGGAGGGGTCAAAGGTGAGAGGGGAGAGGTCGGCGGGGGTCGtcgaggaagaggaagagaggaggagggcggcggcggccaatGAGGCGGCGGGACGGCggcggagggcggcggcgggcgtGGCGGGGTCGGCGGACGACGTCGAGGGGTCAACGGCGGCCAACGAGGGGTCAACGGCGGCCAATGAGGAGCCGGAAACCCGCCGGAGGTCAACGGCGGCCATCAAGGG GTCAACGGCGGCCATCGAGGGGTCAACGATGACCGGCACAGGGTCAACGGCGGCCATCGAGGGGGTCAACGGCGACCATCGAGGGGTCAACGGTGACCGGCGCGGGGTCAACGGCGGCCAATGA
- the LOC138684307 gene encoding autotransporter adhesin BpaC-like isoform X2: MDTGPPPTPPPRKMAAVPPPVPSANGGRAAARANEGSEPNGVPPEAANEGPEESEGSKVRGERSAGVVEEEEERRRAAAANEAAGRRRRAAAGVAGSADDVEGSTAANEGSTAAIKGSTATGAGSTAANEEAESCRRSTAAIEGSTMTGTGSTAAIEGVNGDHRGVNGDRRGVNGGQ; encoded by the exons ATGGAcacgggacccccccccacccctcccccccgcaAGATGGCCGCCGTCCCCCCGCCCGTCCCCTCGGCCAATggggggagggcggcggcgAGGGCCAATGAGGGGTCGGAACCCAACGGGGTCCCTCCGGAGGCGGCCAATGAGGGTCCGGAGGAGTCGGAGGGGTCAAAGGTGAGAGGGGAGAGGTCGGCGGGGGTCGtcgaggaagaggaagagaggaggagggcggcggcggccaatGAGGCGGCGGGACGGCggcggagggcggcggcgggcgtGGCGGGGTCGGCGGACGACGTCGAGGGGTCAACGGCGGCCAACGAGGG GTCAACGGCGGCCATCAAGGGGTCAACGGCAACCGGCGCGGGGTCAACGGCGGCCAATGAGGAGGCGGAAAGCTGCCGGAGGTCAACGGCGGCCATCGAGGGGTCAACGATGACCGGCACAGGGTCAACGGCGGCCATCGAGGGGGTCAACGGCGACCATCGAGGGGTCAACGGTGACCGGCGCGGGGTCAACGGCGGCCAATGA
- the LOC138684307 gene encoding autotransporter adhesin BpaC-like isoform X1: MDTGPPPTPPPRKMAAVPPPVPSANGGRAAARANEGSEPNGVPPEAANEGPEESEGSKVRGERSAGVVEEEEERRRAAAANEAAGRRRRAAAGVAGSADDVEGSTAANEGSTAANEEPETRRRSTAAIKGSTATGAGSTAAIEGSTMTGTGSTAAIEGVNGDHRGVNGDRRGVNGGQ, encoded by the exons ATGGAcacgggacccccccccacccctcccccccgcaAGATGGCCGCCGTCCCCCCGCCCGTCCCCTCGGCCAATggggggagggcggcggcgAGGGCCAATGAGGGGTCGGAACCCAACGGGGTCCCTCCGGAGGCGGCCAATGAGGGTCCGGAGGAGTCGGAGGGGTCAAAGGTGAGAGGGGAGAGGTCGGCGGGGGTCGtcgaggaagaggaagagaggaggagggcggcggcggccaatGAGGCGGCGGGACGGCggcggagggcggcggcgggcgtGGCGGGGTCGGCGGACGACGTCGAGGGGTCAACGGCGGCCAACGAGGGGTCAACGGCGGCCAATGAGGAGCCGGAAACCCGCCGGAGGTCAACGGCGGCCATCAAGGGGTCAACGGCAACCGGCGCGGG GTCAACGGCGGCCATCGAGGGGTCAACGATGACCGGCACAGGGTCAACGGCGGCCATCGAGGGGGTCAACGGCGACCATCGAGGGGTCAACGGTGACCGGCGCGGGGTCAACGGCGGCCAATGA
- the LOC138684310 gene encoding TBC1 domain family member 10B-like has product SLADPKLRRTPPAASPAAILEPSTAPPAAISGANGPGRGSQGSLGPGIPGPRGGDLDSVSVLSGTLESLAGHFPDDASSMGSDSEVAAPSYRRTDRYGFLGGSQYCEAPESSVPVDVARQRELKWLEMFNHWDKWLSRRYQKVKLRCRKGIPSSLRARAWQLLSDSKALLDRNPGLFQELERQPGEARWLDAIEKDLHRQFPFHEMFVARGGHGQQDLYRILKAYTVYRPQEGYCQAQAPVAAVLLMHMPAEQAFWCLVQICEKYLPGYYSAGLEAVQLDGEVFGALLRRAAPAAHRHLRRFRVEPVLYLTEWFMCIFARSLPWAAVLRVWDMFFCEGVKILFRVGLVLLRQALGTPEKLRACQGMYETMERLRSVPPPGLREDALVQQVTSVPVTEALLERESGTQLRRWRETRGELQRPPPPRLHGARAILQEKRRFGGGDPQKEGGTPPRQETEPRKEGHARKGGGAPKKGGAQKEGGTQKEGDPQ; this is encoded by the exons AGCCTTGCGGATCCGAAGCTGCGCCggaccccccccgccgcctcgcCGGCGGCCATCTTGGAGCCCTCGACAGCCCCGCCGGCGGCCATTTCGGGAGCCAACGGGCCGGGTCGCGGCTCGCAGGGCAGTTTGGGTCCCGGAATTCCGGGTCCGCGGGGGGGGGACCTGGACTCGGTGAGCGTCCTGTCGGGAACGTTGGAATCGTTAGCCGGCCATTTCCCCGACGACGCCAGTTCCATGGGTTCCGATTCGGAGGTGGCGGCGCCGTCCTACCGCCGAACCGACCGCTACGGCTTCCTGGGGGGCAGCCAGTACTGCGAGGCGCC GGAGAGCTCGGTGCCGGTGGACGTGGCGCGGCAGCGGGAGCTGAAGTGGCTGGAGATGTTCAACCACTGGGACAAGTGGCTCTCGCGACGCTACCAAAAG GTGAAGCTCCGCTGCCGCAaaggcatcccctcctccctgcgCGCCCGCGCCTGGCAGCTCCTCTCCGACAGCAAAGCCCTCCTCGACCGCAACCCCGGCCTCTTCCAG GAGCTGGAGCGCCAGCCGGGGGAGGCGCGGTGGCTGGACGCCATCGAGAAGGATTTGCACCGGCAGTTCCCCTTCCACGAGATGTTCGTCGCCCGGGGCGGGCACGG GCAACAGGACCTGTACCGCATCCTGAAGGCCTACACCGTCTACCGACCCCAGGAGGGGTATTGCCAAGCCCAGGCCCCCGTCGCCGCCGTCCTCCTCATGCACATGCCCGCCGAG CAAGCTTTTTGGTGCTTGGTGCAGATCTGCGAGAAGTACTTGCCCGGTTATTACAGCGCCGGCCTG GAGGCGGTGCAGCTGGACGGGGAGGTGTTCGGGGCGTTGCTGCGCCGCGCGGCGCCCGCCGCCCACCGGCACCTCCGGCGTTTCCGGGTGGAACCGGTGCTTTACCTCACCGAGTGGTTCATGTGCATCTTCGCCCGCAGCCTGCCCTGGGCCGCCGTCCTGCGCGTCTGGGACATGTTCTTCTGCGAGG gggtGAAGATCCTGTTCCGCGTGGGGCTGGTCCTGCTCCGCCAGGCGCTGGGGACCCCCGAGAAGCTCCGCGCCTGCCAGGGGATGTACGAGACCATGGAGCGGCTGCGCAgcgtgcccccccccggcctgcGGGAGGACGCCCTCGTCCAGCAG gtgacGTCGGTGCCGGTGACGGAGGCGCTGCTGGAGCGGGAGAGCGGGACGCAGCTGCGGCGCTGGCGGGAGACGCGGGGGGAGCTGcagcggccgccccccccccggctgcacGGGGCGAGGGCCATCCTGCAGGAGAAGAGGCGtttcggggggggggacccccaaaaagaaggtgggacccccccccggcaAGAGACGGAACCCCGAAAAGAAGGACATGCTCGGAAAGGGGGGGGCGCCCCCAAAAAAGGGGGCGCCCAAAAAGAGGGGGGCACCCAAAAAGAAGGCGACCCCCAG